One Brevibacillus choshinensis genomic window carries:
- a CDS encoding SepM family pheromone-processing serine protease — MSEDRLNSNQKRAKGTKGVSWMLALASVALGLSFFIPTNYYITRPGSAIELAPMIEVEGGKKDEAGSFMLTTVRMGEANLAWYVYAKVSPDAELMQKELVVSQGESNEDFVRREQAVMDNSQKLAEAVAFRLAGYDVKVEKQGVWVMGTIEGLPAKKVLKIGDVITSVDGVPTPEAKDLLQVLSKKKAGDSVSITYTRDGQEAKTMLTLVPLPESKSVGIGVRPDNKQNIVIPKKVNIASNGIGGPSAGLMMTLEILDQLKTDTDLTKGYNVAGTGTISLDGTVGRIGGINHKVVAADKAGADIFFAPQDTPGADSNYQEALATAKRIGTKMKVVPVKTVNDAVAYLNEQPKKPS, encoded by the coding sequence ATGAGTGAGGATCGGCTAAACTCCAATCAGAAAAGAGCGAAAGGCACCAAAGGCGTAAGCTGGATGCTGGCTCTGGCATCAGTCGCGCTGGGCCTCTCTTTTTTTATCCCAACGAATTATTACATTACGCGTCCAGGCTCAGCAATTGAGCTGGCTCCGATGATCGAGGTAGAAGGCGGGAAAAAGGACGAAGCCGGTTCGTTTATGCTGACAACGGTACGCATGGGAGAGGCGAATCTCGCATGGTATGTCTATGCCAAAGTATCTCCAGACGCTGAGTTGATGCAAAAGGAACTGGTCGTGAGCCAAGGAGAGAGCAACGAAGACTTTGTCCGACGCGAGCAGGCTGTCATGGACAATTCACAGAAGCTCGCTGAGGCAGTTGCCTTCCGCCTTGCCGGATATGATGTAAAGGTGGAGAAGCAGGGAGTCTGGGTAATGGGCACCATCGAGGGCCTTCCAGCGAAAAAGGTGCTGAAGATCGGGGACGTCATCACATCTGTCGATGGGGTGCCGACTCCGGAAGCCAAAGATCTCCTACAGGTACTCTCCAAGAAGAAAGCGGGAGACTCTGTAAGCATTACATACACAAGAGATGGACAAGAAGCCAAAACGATGTTAACCTTGGTACCACTGCCTGAATCAAAGTCAGTCGGAATCGGTGTTCGCCCGGATAACAAGCAAAATATCGTGATCCCGAAAAAGGTGAACATCGCATCCAATGGAATCGGAGGTCCGTCTGCTGGATTGATGATGACGCTGGAGATTTTGGACCAGTTGAAGACCGATACGGATCTAACGAAGGGGTACAACGTCGCAGGGACAGGCACGATCTCGCTGGATGGCACAGTAGGGAGGATCGGCGGGATCAATCATAAGGTCGTAGCAGCCGACAAAGCTGGCGCTGACATCTTCTTTGCCCCTCAGGATACACCCGGCGCGGACTCCAATTATCAAGAGGCTCTCGCCACGGCAAAGCGCATTGGGACCAAAATGAAGGTAGTGCCGGTCAAGACCGTAAATGATGCGGTTGCCTATCTGAACGAGCAGCCAAAGAAACCTTCCTGA
- a CDS encoding patatin-like phospholipase family protein: protein MAAKRKPVVGVALGSGGARGFAHIGVLKSLEAHGIEVDMLAGSSMGSLIAAVYANGIEPHMMGKLAKNLKRKHWLDLTVPSLGFVAGEKIKQLIRLLTHGKRIEELNKPLAIVATDIESGERVVFREGPIDQAVRASISIPGIFVPEKVGNRLLVDGGVIDRVPVTVIREMGADIVIAVDVAQVDTPMKVSTIFDVIAQTIDVMEREILRHRILSADLVIRPDVGHYSSIAYSGVEEIIELGERAGMEHAARIHELIENWEAVK from the coding sequence ATGGCAGCGAAACGGAAACCGGTGGTTGGGGTAGCCCTCGGATCAGGTGGAGCGCGGGGGTTTGCTCACATCGGCGTACTCAAGTCACTGGAGGCGCACGGAATTGAAGTGGATATGCTCGCAGGCAGCAGCATGGGGAGCTTGATCGCGGCTGTCTACGCAAATGGAATCGAACCACACATGATGGGAAAGCTGGCAAAGAACCTGAAGCGAAAGCATTGGCTCGATCTGACCGTACCCAGTCTCGGCTTTGTAGCTGGTGAAAAAATTAAACAATTGATTCGACTTCTCACGCACGGCAAGCGAATCGAGGAGTTGAACAAACCGCTGGCAATCGTGGCGACGGATATCGAATCAGGAGAGCGCGTGGTCTTTCGGGAAGGCCCGATTGATCAGGCTGTGCGAGCGAGCATCTCGATTCCTGGCATATTCGTTCCGGAGAAGGTAGGCAATCGGCTGTTGGTGGACGGAGGTGTCATTGACCGGGTGCCTGTAACCGTGATTCGTGAAATGGGAGCAGATATCGTCATAGCCGTTGACGTTGCGCAGGTGGATACACCGATGAAGGTATCGACCATTTTCGATGTCATCGCGCAGACCATCGACGTCATGGAACGGGAAATCCTGCGACACAGGATCCTGTCCGCCGATCTCGTAATCCGGCCGGATGTTGGACATTATAGCAGTATCGCATACAGCGGAGTCGAAGAAATCATTGAACTGGGTGAGCGCGCGGGGATGGAGCATGCAGCGCGCATTCACGAATTGATCGAGAACTGGGAGGCAGTAAAATGA
- the ylbJ gene encoding sporulation integral membrane protein YlbJ: MSRHSPIFTLLFAFSTIALVFALVAYSQISFEAAVRGLKIWWEVVFPSTLPFIVLSEILMGLGVVHFVGVLLEPLMRPLFNVPGTGGFVLAMGFSSGYPVAAKLTTRLRQQGNVTQAEGERLVSFTTTGDPLFVMGAVAIGFFHSEQMGLVLALTHYLSAVIMGLLYRFHAPFAVVSKPLEKTDQPLPLRALQAMHRARLRDGRPFGKLMGDAVHSALNTLFMIGGFIIVFSVLIQLFSAIHLTQIISTFLSIFLVPFGFPPAFSHAIVAGLFEVTLGAQAASAVPDGVSMVWKAAIASAILSWGGLSVHAQVASILSETDIRVAPYLLARSLHAIAAAILTFILWGPLHTSAWLSEKTIPVFLPSTSEIPLIGWWDTFWHSSLLALGVAVLLLLASVLFRRIRPNRMR; the protein is encoded by the coding sequence ATGTCACGCCACTCTCCGATATTTACCCTGTTGTTCGCCTTTTCGACGATAGCCCTCGTTTTTGCACTGGTAGCCTATTCGCAGATCTCGTTTGAAGCAGCCGTCCGCGGACTGAAAATATGGTGGGAAGTGGTATTTCCATCCACCCTGCCATTTATCGTCCTCTCCGAGATTCTGATGGGTCTCGGTGTCGTTCACTTTGTGGGCGTCTTGCTGGAGCCGCTCATGCGTCCGTTGTTTAACGTCCCTGGCACAGGCGGCTTCGTTCTCGCCATGGGTTTTTCCTCCGGATATCCGGTTGCCGCCAAACTGACGACGCGCCTGCGGCAGCAAGGAAATGTGACTCAGGCAGAAGGGGAACGTCTCGTCTCCTTTACGACTACGGGCGACCCGTTATTCGTCATGGGCGCGGTCGCAATCGGCTTCTTTCACAGCGAGCAGATGGGGCTGGTACTTGCCCTTACCCATTATCTATCCGCCGTAATCATGGGACTGCTCTACCGCTTCCACGCCCCTTTTGCCGTGGTCAGCAAGCCCTTGGAAAAGACGGACCAGCCACTCCCTCTGAGAGCGCTACAGGCCATGCATCGGGCGCGGCTGCGCGATGGTCGTCCCTTTGGCAAGCTCATGGGAGATGCTGTCCATTCTGCCTTGAACACACTGTTTATGATCGGCGGCTTCATCATTGTCTTCTCGGTGCTGATCCAGTTGTTCTCCGCGATTCATCTCACGCAAATCATCAGTACGTTTCTGTCCATTTTCCTTGTGCCTTTTGGCTTTCCACCCGCATTCTCCCATGCGATTGTCGCCGGCTTGTTCGAGGTGACGCTCGGAGCGCAAGCAGCCAGCGCCGTGCCGGATGGCGTCTCGATGGTATGGAAAGCCGCGATCGCGAGCGCCATTCTATCTTGGGGAGGTCTGAGCGTGCATGCACAAGTGGCCAGCATTCTCAGCGAAACGGACATTCGGGTCGCCCCTTACTTGCTCGCTCGCTCCTTGCACGCAATCGCTGCTGCCATCTTGACCTTCATTCTCTGGGGGCCTCTCCATACGAGTGCCTGGCTCTCGGAGAAAACCATCCCCGTATTTCTGCCGAGCACTTCAGAGATCCCATTGATCGGCTGGTGGGATACGTTTTGGCATTCCAGCTTGCTCGCTCTTGGAGTCGCCGTTTTATTGCTGTTGGCAAGCGTCTTGTTCCGGCGGATCAGGCCTAACCGCATGCGCTAA
- the coaD gene encoding pantetheine-phosphate adenylyltransferase, protein MTIAVCSGSFDPVTYGHLDIITRGSKVFDKVIVAVLINAKKKSLFSVEERVELLRQVTADLGNVEVDSFDGLLIDYMKKRNAQVIIRGLRAVSDFEYEMQVASINKKLNEEVETFFMMTSNQYSYLSSSIVKEVASYQASVKDLVPPAVERALMAKMNAKE, encoded by the coding sequence ATGACCATTGCGGTTTGTTCAGGGAGTTTTGATCCGGTTACGTACGGTCATCTCGATATTATCACGCGCGGGTCGAAAGTGTTTGACAAGGTGATCGTTGCCGTTTTGATCAACGCAAAGAAGAAGTCCTTGTTCAGTGTGGAAGAACGGGTGGAGCTTCTGCGGCAAGTAACTGCCGATTTGGGCAATGTGGAAGTGGATTCGTTTGACGGTCTTTTGATCGATTACATGAAAAAGCGCAATGCCCAGGTCATTATCCGGGGATTGCGCGCTGTGTCTGATTTTGAATACGAAATGCAGGTTGCTTCTATCAACAAGAAGCTGAATGAAGAAGTGGAGACATTTTTCATGATGACGAGCAATCAGTACTCCTACCTGAGCTCAAGCATCGTGAAGGAAGTGGCCAGCTACCAGGCAAGTGTGAAGGATTTGGTGCCACCTGCCGTTGAGCGGGCGCTGATGGCCAAGATGAATGCGAAAGAGTAA
- the rsmD gene encoding 16S rRNA (guanine(966)-N(2))-methyltransferase RsmD: protein MRVIAGEHKGRRLTAVPGKGTRPTTDKVKESIFNMIGPYFDGGWALDLYAGTGGLGIEALSRGAERAVFVERDAKAFAVVKQNLAACRLEQQADLYRMDADRAIRTLATRKQAFDLVFLDPPYAHQKIAEEIQQLQDLNMLAEGAWIIAEHDVGVKLPEEIGDCVQDRASTYGDTAVTLYYFDRESQEEESDESTGEAAQSEEG, encoded by the coding sequence ATGCGGGTCATCGCGGGTGAACACAAAGGACGTCGGTTGACGGCTGTTCCGGGAAAAGGAACTCGGCCAACGACTGACAAAGTGAAAGAATCGATTTTTAACATGATCGGTCCTTATTTTGACGGCGGTTGGGCATTGGATTTGTATGCCGGTACCGGCGGGTTGGGCATTGAAGCGTTGAGCAGAGGAGCGGAGCGTGCCGTTTTTGTCGAACGGGATGCAAAGGCCTTTGCTGTCGTCAAACAAAATTTGGCTGCTTGCAGACTGGAACAACAGGCAGATCTGTATCGAATGGATGCCGACCGGGCGATCCGTACGTTGGCGACACGGAAACAAGCGTTTGATCTCGTGTTTCTCGATCCTCCGTACGCCCATCAAAAAATTGCGGAAGAAATCCAGCAGCTGCAAGATCTGAATATGCTGGCGGAAGGGGCTTGGATTATCGCCGAGCACGACGTCGGTGTCAAACTGCCGGAAGAGATTGGCGATTGCGTACAGGATCGTGCCTCGACATACGGCGATACGGCTGTGACCTTGTACTACTTTGATCGTGAATCCCAAGAGGAAGAATCAGACGAATCGACAGGTGAAGCAGCGCAATCCGAGGAAGGATGA
- a CDS encoding Ku protein: protein MHTVWKGSISFGLVNIPVKMFTATEERDIRFRQLHKECHTPIKYTKMCPHCQRELEASEIVRGYEYEKGHFVIIDDSDLEAITPETRRAIEILDFVDLKDIDPIYFDKSYFLSPQETGDKAYSLLRAAMEETGKIAVAQVTMRNRQSLAVVRLYEHCIMLETIFYPDEVRPVSQVPALPDFNVALSENELKMATELINNMTVPFEPGKYTDEYRAELQAMIEKKLEGQEIATSPAVPRTNVIDLMQALRESLEATGGNGPGPIKLEPEPTPEPVKKKTGRKQTAAAPKEAAPVQKAAGDTTAGSTTKTLRRKKTTTV from the coding sequence ATGCATACGGTATGGAAAGGCTCGATCAGCTTTGGTCTGGTGAATATCCCCGTCAAAATGTTTACGGCAACTGAGGAGCGCGATATCCGCTTTCGCCAGCTCCACAAGGAATGCCATACGCCCATAAAATACACCAAGATGTGTCCCCACTGCCAGCGCGAACTCGAAGCCAGCGAGATCGTCCGCGGTTACGAATACGAAAAAGGGCATTTTGTCATCATCGACGATTCGGATCTGGAAGCCATTACGCCGGAAACCAGAAGGGCGATTGAAATTCTCGATTTCGTCGATTTGAAAGATATCGACCCGATCTACTTTGACAAAAGCTATTTTCTCTCCCCCCAGGAAACCGGCGATAAAGCCTATTCCCTTCTGCGCGCTGCCATGGAGGAGACGGGAAAGATCGCAGTCGCCCAGGTAACCATGCGCAATCGGCAGAGCCTGGCAGTCGTGCGCTTGTATGAGCATTGCATCATGCTGGAGACCATTTTTTACCCCGATGAGGTTCGTCCCGTGAGCCAAGTACCTGCCCTTCCGGATTTTAACGTTGCCTTGTCGGAAAATGAGCTGAAAATGGCCACGGAACTCATCAACAACATGACGGTCCCATTCGAACCAGGCAAGTATACGGACGAGTATCGGGCCGAGCTGCAGGCAATGATCGAGAAAAAGCTGGAGGGGCAAGAGATTGCTACGTCCCCTGCCGTACCGCGCACCAATGTCATCGATCTCATGCAAGCGCTGCGGGAAAGCCTCGAAGCGACTGGCGGAAATGGACCTGGTCCGATCAAGCTCGAGCCCGAACCGACGCCTGAGCCTGTGAAAAAGAAGACCGGCCGTAAACAGACCGCTGCAGCCCCAAAAGAGGCGGCCCCCGTCCAAAAGGCTGCAGGCGACACGACAGCCGGTTCCACCACCAAGACGCTGCGGAGAAAGAAAACAACAACCGTATGA
- the thiC gene encoding phosphomethylpyrimidine synthase ThiC: protein MPHTSSTPPFQLSPVVSFPGSKKVYASGSRPDIRVPMREISLHPSEGPTGEVPNPPLRVYDTSGEYTREGYVPDSSRGLPPLRSRWIEEREDTEAYEGRPIQLRDNGIRNENRLHEVPSFPHEGHHPLRAKQGKPVTQLHYAKSGIVTPEMEFVALREGVDPDFVREEIARGRAIIPVNINHPESEPMIIGRNFHVKVNANIGTSAVTSSIGEEVEKMMWSVRWGADTIMDLSTGAHIHTTREWIIRNSPVPVGTVPIYQALEKVNGKAEDLTWEIYRDTLIEQAEQGVDYFTIHAGVLLRYIPLTAKRVTGIVSRGGSILAAWCLAHHKENFLYTHFEEICEILKAYDIAVSLGDGLRPGSIADANDEAQFAELETLGELTKIAWEHDVQVMIEGPGHVPMHQIKENMDKQLTICHEAPFYTLGPLTTDIAPGYDHITSAIGAAMIGWFGTAMLCYVTPKEHLGLPNKEDVRNGLIAYKIAAHAADLAKGHPRAKQRDDALSKARFEFRWVDQFNLSLDPERAREYHDETLPAEGAKSAHFCSMCGPKFCSMRITQDIRAYAQVRQLSEEAALEEGLQEKADEFRKGGSRIYK from the coding sequence ATGCCCCACACATCCAGCACCCCCCCGTTTCAACTGTCACCAGTCGTATCCTTTCCAGGCAGCAAAAAAGTCTACGCGAGCGGAAGCAGACCTGATATTCGCGTCCCCATGAGAGAAATATCCTTGCATCCTTCTGAAGGACCGACGGGAGAGGTACCCAATCCCCCTCTCCGCGTCTATGACACCAGCGGAGAATACACCCGAGAAGGCTATGTTCCTGACAGTTCCCGCGGTCTTCCCCCTTTGCGTTCACGCTGGATCGAAGAGCGGGAGGATACAGAAGCCTACGAGGGGCGGCCCATCCAGCTTCGCGACAACGGCATTCGAAACGAAAATCGCCTGCATGAGGTCCCCTCTTTCCCACACGAAGGTCATCACCCCCTGCGAGCCAAGCAGGGAAAACCCGTCACTCAGCTTCACTACGCGAAAAGTGGCATCGTGACACCCGAGATGGAATTTGTCGCACTGCGTGAAGGAGTCGATCCCGATTTTGTACGTGAAGAAATCGCCAGGGGCAGAGCCATCATTCCCGTCAATATCAACCACCCAGAGAGCGAGCCCATGATCATCGGACGGAACTTCCACGTCAAGGTGAACGCCAACATCGGCACTTCTGCCGTCACCTCATCCATTGGAGAAGAAGTGGAAAAGATGATGTGGTCGGTTCGTTGGGGAGCGGACACGATTATGGACCTGTCTACAGGAGCACATATCCACACCACACGTGAATGGATCATCCGCAACAGCCCTGTCCCGGTCGGTACGGTCCCGATCTATCAGGCTTTGGAAAAAGTGAACGGCAAGGCGGAGGACCTGACTTGGGAGATCTATCGCGACACGCTGATCGAACAGGCAGAGCAAGGCGTAGACTACTTCACCATCCACGCCGGCGTCCTGCTCCGCTATATCCCCCTCACAGCCAAACGGGTGACAGGCATCGTCTCGCGCGGCGGTTCCATCCTGGCTGCATGGTGCCTGGCCCATCATAAAGAAAACTTCCTGTACACTCATTTTGAGGAAATTTGCGAAATTCTCAAAGCGTATGATATCGCTGTTTCGCTAGGAGACGGCTTGAGACCCGGATCGATCGCCGACGCCAACGACGAGGCGCAATTTGCCGAGCTGGAGACGCTAGGAGAATTGACGAAAATCGCATGGGAGCACGATGTGCAAGTTATGATCGAAGGCCCTGGACATGTACCGATGCATCAAATCAAAGAAAACATGGATAAACAGTTGACGATTTGCCATGAAGCCCCTTTCTACACACTCGGACCGCTGACCACCGATATCGCGCCAGGCTATGATCACATTACCTCGGCCATTGGGGCTGCCATGATCGGATGGTTTGGTACGGCCATGCTCTGCTACGTGACTCCCAAGGAACACCTCGGCTTGCCGAACAAGGAAGACGTACGCAATGGCTTGATCGCCTACAAAATCGCCGCGCATGCCGCCGATCTGGCAAAGGGGCACCCTCGAGCAAAGCAACGCGACGATGCCCTGTCCAAGGCACGCTTTGAATTCCGCTGGGTGGATCAATTTAACCTCTCGCTCGATCCTGAACGAGCGCGTGAGTACCACGATGAAACGCTGCCTGCAGAAGGTGCCAAATCAGCCCACTTTTGCTCGATGTGCGGACCTAAGTTTTGCAGCATGCGCATTACGCAGGATATTCGTGCGTACGCGCAGGTTAGGCAATTGAGCGAGGAAGCAGCGCTTGAAGAAGGGTTGCAGGAAAAAGCCGACGAGTTTCGCAAGGGCGGCAGCCGCATTTATAAGTAA
- a CDS encoding glycosyl hydrolase family 18 protein — protein MTIIKQMKKQAIVLTVCLPALGAFLSGCGNVGTAPDSMKTVEAAEHPLEKTAWLVDWQWKAGTENFQGMTNGLASVQMFAAYFDESDNLLFTDEFKKGLPKVQEIARKSSLVHVDLTIVNDQKRQDGSDLQKEPTIVTRLMATLESRARHINQIMEALSTYHFHGVEIDYERIDEKDWDNMMAFINELYTRLQEQEKTLRIVLEPRTPIESLSLPKGPVYVMMAYNLYGTQSGPGPKADRSFIMELAARMKTVPGEKVIALAAGGFDWSESGEVKAVTEEQAAGLAKSSVEVPRRDNASGSIHFQYVDEKKQKHTVWYADETTLKTWANVISSEGYHNLALWRLGGLSRESVRFMNE, from the coding sequence GTGACAATAATCAAGCAGATGAAAAAACAGGCGATAGTCCTCACGGTTTGCCTACCTGCATTGGGTGCGTTCCTTTCGGGCTGTGGAAACGTGGGAACCGCTCCCGATTCGATGAAAACAGTCGAAGCCGCGGAACATCCTTTGGAGAAGACAGCCTGGTTGGTCGACTGGCAGTGGAAGGCAGGCACGGAGAATTTTCAAGGGATGACGAATGGTTTGGCCAGTGTCCAAATGTTCGCTGCGTATTTCGACGAGTCGGACAACCTTTTGTTTACGGACGAATTTAAAAAGGGACTGCCCAAAGTCCAAGAAATCGCTCGGAAAAGCAGCTTGGTTCATGTGGATTTAACGATTGTCAATGATCAGAAACGCCAAGATGGCTCCGATCTCCAAAAGGAACCGACCATCGTGACCCGATTGATGGCCACTCTGGAAAGTCGCGCCAGGCATATCAATCAGATCATGGAGGCGCTGTCCACGTATCATTTTCATGGGGTGGAGATTGATTACGAGCGTATCGATGAAAAAGATTGGGACAACATGATGGCCTTTATCAACGAGCTGTACACGCGGCTCCAGGAGCAGGAGAAGACGCTTCGAATCGTACTTGAACCGCGGACGCCGATCGAGAGTCTCTCCTTGCCCAAGGGACCCGTATATGTGATGATGGCCTACAACTTGTACGGTACTCAGAGCGGGCCAGGACCCAAGGCAGACCGTTCCTTTATTATGGAGCTGGCAGCCCGCATGAAGACAGTGCCGGGAGAGAAGGTCATCGCCCTCGCGGCTGGCGGGTTTGACTGGTCGGAATCGGGAGAGGTAAAAGCGGTAACCGAGGAGCAAGCTGCTGGGCTTGCGAAATCGAGTGTGGAGGTGCCTAGACGAGATAATGCGAGCGGCAGCATCCATTTTCAATATGTAGACGAAAAGAAACAGAAGCACACGGTCTGGTATGCGGATGAGACGACGCTGAAGACCTGGGCGAATGTGATTTCAAGTGAAGGGTACCACAATCTAGCCTTGTGGCGTCTGGGCGGCTTGAGTCGGGAAAGTGTCCGCTTTATGAATGAGTGA
- a CDS encoding polysaccharide deacetylase family protein, whose translation MKGKRNAALDYRKKDRRKKIRTVWQFAILLFVGMLVYQAVFDTKQYVEADRSQWRNDKGFIALSYFGVGRNGTPKLMAKEYLDEQLKALQQQGYVTISQQDILDFYREKKPLPKKALFLAFEDGRNDSQLFAQPLLEKYNYKATALTYANKMGNSDNKFLQPKDLQRMQENGYWELGTNGYRLTYINIFDRDGQFIGMKDERELPTKDQVEYYNHYLMDFIRDSNMIPVEDRSQMEARITQDYQQMKDIYTSQLGFVPQVYMIMHANTLYQGMNRLVTDVNDANIRQLFAMHFNREGNAYNSSGDSLYNLTRVQPAPYWYTNHLLMKIQKDAQQKMKFARGDEELAKKWDRLSGADEYKDNHIILTSPPGENGMLYLRDSEKSRDLSVSVMLEGNVVGKQSIYLRYDRQKDSFVRLILQNNELKMEEKKAGSAVKELSSTKLSEVQWKAEDLAYDKATVYSKAQAERGAEKEEEGYPDNIQHSRQLEMTLRGNRLTVAVDKQVLAEKQEIDKGIESGGVALESEYSEQNKKDDIYDAVFTDLNVTALAEGATGTDPVLFRNSFTGFEKVVHVISGAISAAIDWVIETF comes from the coding sequence ATGAAGGGAAAACGCAATGCCGCCCTGGATTATCGCAAGAAGGATCGCAGAAAAAAGATTCGGACCGTCTGGCAGTTCGCGATATTGTTATTCGTGGGAATGTTGGTGTATCAAGCCGTTTTCGATACGAAGCAGTATGTGGAAGCGGACCGATCGCAATGGCGAAACGATAAAGGGTTCATTGCCCTGTCCTATTTCGGGGTAGGTCGCAATGGCACGCCCAAGCTGATGGCAAAAGAGTATCTGGATGAACAGCTGAAGGCGCTGCAGCAGCAAGGATACGTAACGATCTCGCAGCAGGACATTCTTGACTTTTATCGTGAAAAGAAGCCATTGCCAAAGAAAGCCTTGTTTTTGGCTTTTGAGGATGGACGAAATGATTCGCAGTTGTTCGCCCAGCCGCTCCTGGAAAAGTACAACTACAAGGCGACCGCATTGACCTATGCCAATAAAATGGGGAATAGCGACAACAAGTTCTTGCAGCCCAAAGACTTGCAGCGCATGCAGGAGAATGGCTATTGGGAACTGGGGACAAACGGCTATCGCCTGACGTACATCAACATTTTTGATCGTGACGGTCAGTTTATCGGGATGAAAGACGAAAGAGAGCTGCCGACGAAAGATCAGGTGGAGTATTACAATCATTACTTAATGGACTTCATTCGGGACAGCAACATGATTCCCGTGGAAGACCGCTCGCAAATGGAAGCCCGTATCACACAAGACTACCAGCAAATGAAGGATATTTACACGAGCCAGCTGGGCTTTGTGCCCCAAGTGTACATGATCATGCACGCCAATACCCTCTACCAGGGGATGAACAGACTGGTTACTGATGTGAATGATGCCAACATCCGTCAGCTGTTCGCGATGCACTTCAACCGCGAAGGCAACGCCTACAATTCCAGCGGGGACAGTCTCTACAACCTGACGCGCGTCCAGCCTGCCCCCTACTGGTACACCAATCACTTGCTCATGAAAATCCAAAAAGATGCGCAGCAGAAGATGAAATTCGCACGAGGGGACGAAGAGCTTGCAAAGAAGTGGGATCGATTAAGCGGAGCGGACGAGTACAAGGATAATCATATCATTCTGACTTCCCCGCCGGGAGAAAACGGCATGCTGTATTTGCGGGATAGCGAGAAAAGCCGGGATCTGAGCGTGTCCGTCATGCTAGAGGGAAATGTTGTGGGAAAGCAATCGATATACCTGCGATACGACCGTCAAAAGGATTCCTTCGTCCGATTGATCCTGCAAAATAATGAACTGAAGATGGAAGAGAAAAAAGCGGGCAGTGCCGTGAAGGAGCTCTCCTCAACCAAATTGAGCGAGGTGCAATGGAAGGCAGAGGATTTGGCCTACGACAAGGCAACGGTTTACAGTAAGGCCCAGGCAGAGAGAGGGGCCGAAAAAGAAGAGGAAGGCTACCCTGACAACATCCAGCACTCAAGGCAGTTGGAAATGACGCTCAGAGGCAACCGATTGACCGTTGCAGTGGACAAGCAGGTCTTGGCAGAGAAGCAGGAGATAGACAAGGGAATCGAGAGCGGCGGTGTGGCACTGGAATCCGAGTACAGTGAACAAAACAAAAAAGATGACATTTATGATGCCGTTTTTACAGATCTGAACGTGACTGCCCTGGCAGAAGGTGCGACGGGTACGGATCCTGTCTTATTCAGAAATTCGTTCACCGGATTTGAAAAAGTGGTCCATGTCATTTCAGGAGCGATCTCTGCAGCGATCGATTGGGTGATCGAAACGTTTTAA